In the genome of Nostoc sp. C052, the window ATACGATAATATTGCTGCGTAGCAAAAAAAGGTCATAAGGTTTCCATTCAATTAGTATCCCCAGCGAGTGGGAATATTAAACGCTTACCTCTAATCTTTTTATTTTGTTCGTGTTTCCATTCAATTAGTATCCCCAGCGAGTGGGAATCCCACCATTCAACTCAACGAATAAGCAATACTTAAGTTTCCATTCAATTAGTATCCCCAGCGAGTGGGAATCCCTCAATTTTAGACCCTTACCCAGTAAGGAATCCAGAAGCCGTTTCCGAAGGTCACAAAAATTAATCGCCAAACTGCCATTCCATCAATCACCAACATACCCCAAACCCTTACCCTGTAAGCGACCGAAGGTCACAACGCTCAAATAAGCATTTCAGCTATTTTCCCTGAACCTCGGCAAACAGAGCTAAATAATCACCGAACTAGGCGGTTCAATCACAGATGGCCCCACACCCCAAGATTCTACTTGAGAAAGAGTATGCCGTGACAAAGGATAAAATCGTAGACTATCTTCAGTTAAATTCAGCTTTTTTCTTAACCGACGACGCAAATCTTGATATTTCTCGGTAGTTAACTGACACTCAAACACAGAATATTGAACTCTCTGTCCATAACCTTCAAGTAAATCAGCTACCTTTTTACGTCGTTTATCACAAGGAATATCATAGGCAATTACATATAAAAACATAATTTAGCCTCAATCAATACGATAAGGCTGATAACTATGACTAGGATTATAAACAAACTGTTTAAAAGCCCTTACTTGTTGATTAAGTATATCCCATTTCGGTTGTTTCTCTCCATTATCTATTTTTATTTCCTCCGTCATCCGTTGCAAAAATGCCTTGAGAAACTTTTTTCTTCCCGAATCATTTAAATAACATCCACCGTTATTAAATTCAAAATCACTTTCAGCATGAACCATCTTGCGATTAATTAACCACATTACTAAAGAATCTACAAGCGGGGCGCGAAACTCCTCAATTAAATCAGAAGCTAATGCTGCATGACCATCATGTGCTTGGTGCAAACAAGCACAATAAGGATCAAGCCCCTGAAGTTCAATCAATGCCAAAAGATGATTCCAAAGAACTTGATAACCGAAACTTAGCATTGCATTTACAGGATTTCCTGGAGGACGACGACTCCGGCCAGAAAACACAAAATCGGCATTAGTCAAACACTCACTAAAAGCATTGAAATACTGGGCTGCCCCTGCACCCTCAAACCCCATCAGCCTTTCGCAAGTCTCAGCTTGGGCCGCTTGATCAGCCAAATAATCTAAACTTAGTAGAACCTTTTCTAGTACCTCTGACTCCCGCTTTTGTCGTTGTCGCCGTAACAGCACCCGACTATTTTTCAACTTTCCCCGCACAATCGCCCGTGCAGTAATTAGCTTTTCAATAGGTGATAATTGCTGTTGGTAGCGTGACAATTGCCGATATCCCCTAGAAATAGGTAAAATCCGACCATAACAATATCCCATTCGTGATAAATAACCAATAGGAATATCTCGTAATAAACAAGCACGAATTACTTGAGTAGTAACTTGCGAACTACCAAAAATTAGAATTTGTTCTAACAGTGGTAACTGCACTTCACCATAAATATTTTCTCCCTGCTTAATGAGTAAAGTCTCTTTTTGCAAACACACGTAGCAATTTTGTTGAGAAACATAAAGAGTCTGCATGGAATTATTAACTATCTAAAACTTCTAATACCGATTACCTAAGAGTGAGATTGCTTCGGAGCTTGGGGCAAAATCCCAAGTCCGTCAAACTCAAGCTTGATTTTGTGTAGTTTTATAAAGAGTTGGTATAAACTATTGCCACCAACGTTGTAATTTTGACTTTCGTGAAGAACTATTTCCAGGCGGAGGGGAAATTAATTCTGCCTTTCCTCCTGGTTCCAACCACTTCACTACCCTATCAGCCGCACTAGAAACAATATAAGTAGCAAATGTCACTAGTAAAGTGTTAATGATCACTGCTGCCAAACCCATAGGTGCAATTAACAAAATCACTAAAGTTACGCCACCATTAACAACAGAGACTAAAGCATTACGTACAGTAGCAGACCGCCGGGAAATATACATAGTGATAAATCTAACTCTATTTTTGATGTTTGTACTGGCTACTATAGCTTGAAAATCATAAAAAAGCTTGAAAAAGCCTATAAAGTCAAATTTGATTGATGTTCACAAAAAAGGCTGTTATAAAAGCTTTACAGACATTCTCTTGATATAACTGTAATATTTTCTTTTTGGGAATGCTCTAACCTCTATTATCCATTTCCCTCTAACTATGCCCAAAAGACTTGCATCCCAACCCTATAAAGAACACTTAGCTTTTGAACGCCTGATGCTGTTAATTGCAACTCTGCTGAAATATCCAGGTATCGGTAGTCCTGATTTAATGGACTCTAGGAATGATTCACACCATGATGCCCTGGCAACAGTGCAAAAAACCCTACAGGAATTAGCAACTGAACTGAGGATAGAATTACCAGCAGGTTATCCTGCTGTTTCTACCCTCCGCAAAGATTTAGAAACTCTCCGTCACTACACTATTCTCGACCAGCGAATGTATCGTTGGGGCTATTATCTAGGTACTGGTGCTTTGTCCTCAGCCGAGTTAAAAGTAGCATTTAATGCTTTGGCCTCCCTTGCTCAGTACCAAGGAGATGCCCAAGTCAGACGAATTTATGAGACTCTCAGCAAAAGATTGCGGGGATTAGATATGGAACTCAAGGGTGATTTTTTCTATCCAACCAGACAATATCTTAACCGCACAATTGTATATTCTGACCCCGAAGAAATGGCTGAGAAGGGGAAACATCAGGATACATTATTTCACCAATTGCCGTTAGTAGAAAAAGCTATTAGTCAGGGGCAAGCAATAGAAATTTCTCGTGGTAGCGACCTTTATGGCAACAATCGTATTGGCCCTCTACGCATCTTCCCCTTACAGTTAATTTACCAAGATATTGCTTGGTATCTCTTGTATGAATACTGTGAAACTGGGCATTTAGCAATCGGACGTTTAAACCGTTTTAGAAATCATTGTGTGCCTCTCGGCATCCCAACACGTGGCTTAGAATTACAAAGAGTAAGTCTTACTAAGGCTTACCGACTAATAGAAAATGGTTGGGGTTTGAATTTAGGTGATATTGAATCTCAAAAATTAGAACTAGAAGGAAATTTAGAGTTCATCAAAGTTGAAGTTCATTTTTTTCCTCCAATGACAGGATTTATTTTGGAAGGAGAACGTCGCCATCCAAAACAAAAAATTACCCCTGGAATTATTGATAAAACTACTGGAAAACCTAGCTATGTCATTTATAGAATTGATTTGCCAAACCGTTCAATAGATGAATTTAGTTTATGGGTTTATCGGCACATGGATAAAGCTCAAATGATTTCACCTTCTGCATTAGTAGATAAGCACCATCAAGCAGCAATCGCTTTAGCTGCACGTTATTCTAAGCCAGTGTGATTTTACCTCTCCCAATCAACCAACACCCCATCAACAATCGCAATCCCCCATTGCGGAAACTTCACCAGCAACTTCTTGATCACAATCTGCAAAGCCGGATCATCCCAACACTCTTGCAAAAAGTCAAAACCAGGATTTTCCCCAACCAGAGAACCCATTTTCAGTTTCTCCATTCGCAATAGTCTAGCTTTGGATTTCATGGCGATATCTTCAGCAGTAAACAACGCCTCACTAGATTTTTGTACCTGATAATTGACTACAGATATATTCCACTGCTTCTCAAACTTGCTGATTGTTGCCCTCATGCTGGCATAATACTTGCTGTCTAGCAAATACTGAATTACCCACAATGGGGGGCATTCTCCAACGTTTGCTCTATCCAACCATTCAAATATCTCACTTTGATTTAATGAGACGGGCGCGGCGGAACAAGCACCTTCATGAGAGATTGTCGCCTCAACACCACAATCTTGGTTTTCAGCCAACAACGAAGCGGAATTATTTTGTTCTGCTTGCCCCTGAGTTTGATTAGCGATCGCAGAATTTAAAGATTTCTTATTTTGGGCAACGGGCACGGCGGAACCAGTACCTTCATGATAGTCCCTCGCTTCAATGCTACAATCCTGCTTTTCAGCCAGCAACGAAGTAGACTGACTCGGTGCATTATCCACAAGCGCCAGCGATGTACAGTCATTCGCCGTAGGCGAGTCTTCAAGTTCTGACGCGCTTTCGATATGTGAAGGCGACGCGCCCCTCAAGGGCGCGTGAGCCGTCTCCTCAACACGTGGATTTCGAGCAAGCGCGTCAGAACCAACTACCATACCAACAACCTTAGTTGGTTGTTGGTAGGTAGTTAACGGGTAGTTAGAAACGTTGTTAGGTTTTTGAAACCCTTGCAAATCCTCACTTTTTTGACCATTCTTTTGGAATGATTCCAAATCAGACTGAATTTGTTCCACGCCAGGGCGATTTTCATTCCGTCCGGACTGGTTTATTTTCTCCCCGGCGTGGACGGCTTTCTCGTCATAAGAATTGGTTTCCTTAGACGTGGACGATTCCCAGTAAAAGCGATTGTAATAACCATGCAAGTTACGAACACGGTAGCTAATCAACCCAGGTCTACCGGAGGGCAAGCGGCCAAACACTTCCTCAAATTGAAACAATCCTTGAGCAGTCAACGCCGCCCCTGCTTTTTGCAAAGATTTGTAGGTGAGGT includes:
- the cas1 gene encoding CRISPR-associated endonuclease Cas1 — protein: MQTLYVSQQNCYVCLQKETLLIKQGENIYGEVQLPLLEQILIFGSSQVTTQVIRACLLRDIPIGYLSRMGYCYGRILPISRGYRQLSRYQQQLSPIEKLITARAIVRGKLKNSRVLLRRQRQKRESEVLEKVLLSLDYLADQAAQAETCERLMGFEGAGAAQYFNAFSECLTNADFVFSGRSRRPPGNPVNAMLSFGYQVLWNHLLALIELQGLDPYCACLHQAHDGHAALASDLIEEFRAPLVDSLVMWLINRKMVHAESDFEFNNGGCYLNDSGRKKFLKAFLQRMTEEIKIDNGEKQPKWDILNQQVRAFKQFVYNPSHSYQPYRID
- the cas2 gene encoding CRISPR-associated endonuclease Cas2 codes for the protein MFLYVIAYDIPCDKRRKKVADLLEGYGQRVQYSVFECQLTTEKYQDLRRRLRKKLNLTEDSLRFYPLSRHTLSQVESWGVGPSVIEPPSSVII
- the csx18 gene encoding CRISPR-associated protein Csx18, translated to MYISRRSATVRNALVSVVNGGVTLVILLIAPMGLAAVIINTLLVTFATYIVSSAADRVVKWLEPGGKAELISPPPGNSSSRKSKLQRWWQ
- a CDS encoding YafY family protein is translated as MPKRLASQPYKEHLAFERLMLLIATLLKYPGIGSPDLMDSRNDSHHDALATVQKTLQELATELRIELPAGYPAVSTLRKDLETLRHYTILDQRMYRWGYYLGTGALSSAELKVAFNALASLAQYQGDAQVRRIYETLSKRLRGLDMELKGDFFYPTRQYLNRTIVYSDPEEMAEKGKHQDTLFHQLPLVEKAISQGQAIEISRGSDLYGNNRIGPLRIFPLQLIYQDIAWYLLYEYCETGHLAIGRLNRFRNHCVPLGIPTRGLELQRVSLTKAYRLIENGWGLNLGDIESQKLELEGNLEFIKVEVHFFPPMTGFILEGERRHPKQKITPGIIDKTTGKPSYVIYRIDLPNRSIDEFSLWVYRHMDKAQMISPSALVDKHHQAAIALAARYSKPV